In Juglans regia cultivar Chandler chromosome 5, Walnut 2.0, whole genome shotgun sequence, the following are encoded in one genomic region:
- the LOC109006133 gene encoding glycosyltransferase BC10 — protein sequence MFSTTPFVLSFSLLLSLPILFLIGPRFLPPRHSSVPIPLTDERDDLSLFNRAASLSSPSSSFSHLSTNPKLKIAFLFLTNSDLHFSPLWQRFFHGNSHLYNIYVHADPSVNVTRPNGVFLDRFISSKRTYRGSPTLISATRRLLATALLDDPANGFFAVLSQYCIPLHSFRYVYHSVVTSTSFDRTESDARSTRFGVRFRYKSFIEILSNEHTLWKRYTARGRFALMPEIPFDKFRVGSQFFVLMRRHALVVIKDRTLWRKFKLPCYRDDECYPEEHYFPTLLSMADPNGCTHYTLTKVNWTGTVNGHPYTYRPAEVSPQLIHQLRQSNFSESYLFARKFTPDCLKPLMGIAEKVIFRD from the coding sequence ATGTTCTCTACCACCCCATTTGTgctctctttctcccttctcCTTTCCCTCCCTATCCTCTTCCTCATCGGCCCTCGCTTCCTCCCTCCTCGCCACTCTTCCGTCCCCATACCTCTCACCGACGAGCGCGACGACCTCTCCCTCTTCAACCGCGCCGCTTCCCTCTCCAgcccctcctcctccttctcccaCCTCTCCACCAATCCTAAGCTCAAAATcgccttcctcttcctcaccaaCTCCGACCTCCACTTCTCCCCTTTATGGCAGCGCTTCTTCCACGGCAATTCCCACCTCTACAACATTTATGTTCATGCCGATCCCTCCGTCAACGTCACGCGCCCCAACGGTGTCTTCCTCGACCGCTTCATCTCCTCCAAGCGTACCTACCGCGGTTCCCCCACCCTCATCTCCGCCACCCGCCGTCTCCTCGCCACTGCCCTCCTCGATGACCCCGCCAACGGATTCTTCGCCGTCCTCTCCCAGTACTGCATCCCCCTCCACTCCTTCCGCTACGTCTACCACTCCGTCGTCACCTCTACATCCTTTGATCGGACCGAGTCCGATGCCAGGTCGACTCGGTTTGGCGTCCGGTTCCGGTACAAGAGCTTCATCGAGATTCTCTCCAATGAACACACACTCTGGAAGCGATACACCGCCAGGGGCCGATTCGCGTTGATGCCGGAGATCCCCTTTGATAAATTCAGGGTTGGATCTCAGTTCTTCGTGCTCATGCGCCGGCACGCGCTAGTGGTAATCAAGGATCGGACGCTTTGGAGGAAATTCAAGCTTCCGTGTTATCGGGACGACGAGTGCTATCCGGAGGAGCACTATTTCCCGACTTTGTTATCAATGGCGGACCCCAACGGGTGCACCCACTACACCCTGACCAAGGTCAATTGGACCGGCACGGTCAATGGCCACCCGTACACGTATCGGCCCGCCGAGGTATCGCCCCAGCTGATCCATCAGCTTCGGCAATCGAATTTCTCGGAGTCTTACTTGTTTGCAAGGAAATTCACCCCCGATTGCTTGAAACCCTTGATGGGCATCGCCGAGAAGGTCATTTTCCGGGACTGA
- the LOC108997801 gene encoding uncharacterized protein LOC108997801 has product MEDIEVRWKQLRLLEEEEVVLEIPFGEKEDVKKKGDLSLIGKVCSDRSVGKDIISNAMAKIWRISKRAIFQEVDKNVFVLTFATHADKQRILDGRPWLFDNVLFPLRPYDGLLLPGQIKFESEIFWVQLHDLPLGLMTRECGERIGGSVGKVIAVDVADDGIGWGRFLRVKIEISLYKPVARGRFINHKGDKLWISFQYEKLPKICFRCGCIAHIQTGCSMDATGRQDSYISDVMQFGAWLRVDGGLRRRVSPLSSDTSFVGKEGESHKKDAAREGSVGSSEHGGQRKEMEVV; this is encoded by the coding sequence ATGGAGGACATTGAAGTGCGATGGAAACAACTACGTCtcttggaggaggaggaggtggtgctTGAAATCCCGTTCGGAGAGAAGGAAGATGTTAAAAAGAAAGGTGATCTTAGTCTTATTGGGAAAGTCTGTAGCGATCGAAGTGTGGGGAAGGATATTATATCGAATGCTATGGCTAAAATTTGGAGAATTAGTAAGAGGGCTATTTTTCAAGAGGTAGATAAGAACGTCTTTGTGTTGACGTTTGCAACACATGCCGATAAACAACGTATTCTCGATGGGCGTCCATGGCTCTTTGACAATGTGTTATTTCCCTTACGTCCATATGATGGCCTGCTACTCCCTGGGCAGATCAAATTTGAAAGTGAGATTTTCTGGGTACAGCTCCATGATCTCCCATTGGGTCTTATGACAAGGGAGTGTGGTGAACGGATTGGTGGCTCTGTGGGTAAGGTGATAGCGGTGGATGTGGCGGATGATGGAATCGGGTGGGGAAGATTTTTACGTGTGAAAATTGAAATATCTCTTTATAAACCTGTTGCTCGAGGAAGATTTATTAACCATAAGGGTGATAAATTATGGATCTCATTTCAATACGAAAAATTACCAAAGATATGTTTCAGGTGCGGGTGTATTGCACATATTCAAACGGGGTGTTCTATGGATGCTACTGGACGGCAAGATTCGTATATTAGTGATGTCATGCAGTTTGGTGCATGGCTTCGTGTAGATGGAGGGTTACGACGTCGAGTATCTCCGTTATCTTCTGACACTAGTTTTGTTGGGAAGGAGGGTGAGTCTCACAAGAAGGATGCTGCAAGGGAAGGGTCGGTTGGTAGCTCTGAACATGGCGGACAGCggaaggagatggaggtggtataG